From a region of the Mytilus galloprovincialis chromosome 3, xbMytGall1.hap1.1, whole genome shotgun sequence genome:
- the LOC143069726 gene encoding uncharacterized protein LOC143069726, protein MEDEKEFQQPRECSKTQEIDDLYQSVAELYSETPESSPEPQKSTSLPSWSFSPIPNTGIHLCQPRSTTPNEYSYNYSDISNHSNAESWPYPMYNWYYAANYMHSRSVAEQQQQQQQQQPQPESVKPEPGAVAVYNMPTYNVELSRCSTPELISVLANLPADKQDHRSTSTSSSEKVPSNSRHHYYYSQSSSMCASQNSSHMYLQMAGGYQDSGYNSDLNMSPVYPYQQKSGNNSQYYNVKSTESAVKSAESSDEDNKENDIPQINEIPYDQYDRNDMTPEMTSSVLNLANYSNELSTLERQIQSSDISSSEYPATCLTRLPKLPESSLRIPCKMPSSAVAKRKLSETTTNINLSSKRQRHNQPLNNDAIKVMMTWYETHRDSPYPNKAEKDQMAKDGGISVTQVKSWFANKRNRNNNTRPKVQKRQMEERLMDICHQLARDAKHPSMNNADLIQQLSSIITIPSNDI, encoded by the exons ATGGAGGATGAAAAAGAATTTCAACAACCAAGAGAGTGCAGCAAGACACAAGAAATTGATGATCTATATCAATCAGTTGCTGAATTGTACAGTGAAACCCCAGAAAGTTCACCTGAACCACAGAAATCTACATCTTTACCTTCATGGAGCTTCTCACCTATACCAAATACAG GAATCCATCTCTGTCAGCCAAGATCTACAACCCCTAACGAGTACAGCTACAATTACTCCGATATCAGTAACCATAGCAATGCTGAATCATGGCCGTATCCCATGTATAACTGGTATTATGCTGCTAACTACATGCACAGCAGAAGTGTGGCTGAACAACAACAGCAGCAGCAACAACAACAGCCACAACCAGAAAGTGTCAAACCAGAACCAGGAGCGGTTGCAgtgtataacatgcctacatATAACGTAGAACTCTCCCGATGCTCCACACCAGAACTTATCTCTGTGCTAGCCAATTTACCAGCCGACAAACAAGATCATAGATCCACTTCTACTAGCTCGTCGGAAAAAGTACCATCAAATTCTCGCCATCATTATTATTATTCTCAAAGTTCATCGATGTGTGCGTCCCAGAATTCTTCACACATGTATCTACAAATGGCTGGTGGTTACCAAGACAGTGGTTATAACTCTGATTTAAACATGTCCCCTGTGTATCCATATCAACAAAAATCTGGTAACAATTCTCAGTACTATAATGTTAAATCAACCGAGAGTGCAGTTAAAAGTGCTGAAAGTTCCGATGAAGATAACAAAGAAAACGATATTCCGCAAATAAATGAAATTCCGTATGATCAATACGACAGAAATGATATGACACCAGAAATGACAAGTTCAGTGCTAAATCTTGCCAACTATTCCAATGAGTTATCAACGTTAGAAAGACAGATTCAATCTAGTGACATTTCTTCCAGTGAATATCCTGCAACATGTCTCACAAGATTGCCAAAACTGCCAGAAAGTAGTTTACGTATTCCATGCAAAATGCCGTCTAGTGCCGTCGCTAAGCGTAAACTGTCCGAGACCACAACTAATATCAACTTATCAAGCAAGAGACAGCGACATAATCAGCCACTCAATAATGATGCAATCAAGGTCATGATGACATGGTACGAGACACATCGAGACAGCCCATATCCAAACAAAGCTGAAAAAGATCAAATGGCCAAAGACGGAGGTATCAGTGTCACTCAAGTCAAGTCCTGGTTCGCAAATAAACGTAATCGTAATAATAACACTCGACCAAAGGTACAGAAAAGACAAATGGAGGAACGTTTAATGGATATTTGTCACCAGCTAGCTCGAGATGCTAAACATCCGTCCATGAACAATGCCGATCTCATTCAACAGTTGTCGTCAATTATTACCATCCCAAGCAATGACATTTAA